The DNA region GTAGAACGTGGCGTCGAGGGCGGCGTGTTCGGATGGGTCGTGTAGCTGCGCCGACTGGCGCAGCAGCACTCGACAGAGGCTCATCTCGATACGATCGAGTGCCTTACACAACGTCGACGGGGCAGGGAGATCGGCCGTGTCAAGGCCGATTTCCCGGATTATTTGCGGCATCTCCTTCAACAAGTCGATGGTCATGCGGTAGGACGTATCGAGGTAAATCCGGAGACAGTGGAGGGAAACNCTACGCATCGCTCGGTGAAGCGGGAGATTTGCGTCATGATCAACTCAAGTCTCTCGCTTCAACGCCTTTGATTTAGCGACCCATCCTGCCGCCATCTAGTGATTCAACACAGCCGTTTCGACCTCATATCGCAAGAGGGCGTCCAAATCCTCACAAGTCTCACGAAAACACCGTAGAAAGCAGCTGAGAACACCCTCAGCTAGCGCTGCAACAAGGCAACTTACTATCAACGGAACTCTGTGAGGACGAGTTGTTCCATTTCTGAAGTGGAGTGATCAGCGTGACTGATTATCCGGCCGTCCCTGCGAGTTGTATCTACCGACATCATATGACTTCCTGAAATTCATATACTGCAGCTGTATTCATCTGTAGCCAATCTCAACCCCTCATCTATTCATATACTGGCAATAGATTAATACACCGTGACGCTCTACTGGTCGAGTATGTATGCAACAGTCTGAACTCGATTCTAACGCTCCTGGCGAACTCATTACGTACGGACGGAGGTCGTACTACAAACCTGCTCCGCTGCCGCCATCCCGAGACCTCGCTCTCGGGAATGACTTCTACGAGACGCTCTCAGACGCGACGTTCTGGCTAGGGAAACTCAGTGGAATGAGTCTCGAACTCGATTTCCCGCCAGTACTCTACACCTCACTCCTCCGCAAGGAAGCTATGGAATCCGCTAAAATCGAAGGCGCTGACGTTGACTACGACGCTCTCTACAGCCTCGAAACACGCTCAGTACCTCACAAAGCTCCTCGGCTGACTGCTTTTGAGACGTGAGTTCGGTAGAGAAATCGGTACCGAGCAACTGCTGAGGAGAGCGGTTCGACACCGAGAGCATCGTACCTGTCGCAGTCGGCGGCGGAACGCCGCCGACGCGACGGTGTTGCCACTCGCCGAGCGGACGGTCTTGGTCGGTGGATTAGCGCTCGAAGCGGTCGTCCGGTGGCTTGTTTGCGGGGACGGCGCGACGCACGGCGAGCGCCGTCTCCGTTGCACGACGTACCATTCCGAGGAACTCGTCGAATCGCCACGACCAGAGGCGTCGCGCGCCTCGGCGCGGCGACGCCACGTACTCCCAGTGGAGATACCGCCACGCATTCTGGAGGAGGAAGCTAATCAGTACGTACAGGAACCGCACCGCTGGATTCTGTGTCGTCGTATTCGCAATGCTTCGTTCGGACAGACGGTAGGTCGATTCGATACCGAATCGACGGCTGTAGTGTTTCCTGGCTTGGCGTGGCGTCTCGATGAACGGCGCGTCGACGGCGTAGCCGTGACGCGCCACACCTTCCTCATCGTACTTCCCTTGCTGGTACGTACAGTCGATATAGACCGGGAAATCGACGGTCCACGTGTGACCGTCGATTTCACCTTGGAGGTCGTGGTCGATCACGCGGCTCCAGTCTGTGCTCAGTTCGTTCTGGATCTTCTCGCCCCACTTCACTATCGGCATGACGAAAGCGTAGTTGTGGGCGGCGAGCAGCGTCAAACAGTACGTATCGTAGAACTCGCGGTCGAGCACGCCGAGCAGTTCCGCGAGGACCGAGCTGGCGGTGTCGCCGTCGGTCAGACGGCGCACCGCCAACGTATAGCGTTTGTTGCGTACACGGGCGTAGAGCGTGGCATAGCCGTGGAACGTCGTCGTTCCGGCTTTAGCGAGTGAGCTGTAGAGCTCTTCTTTAGATTCGTACTCCTCGCCGTAGTACGGACGGAGGTGGAGGTCGGCGACGACCTCCACCGGCCGATCCGGAAGCAGTTCGAGGATATCCTGCTGGATGAGTGTCTTACCGACTCGTTCGAGCTCTTCGAGCTCGAACTTCGTCCGGAGATGGTGGAGGATCGTGTTGGCGTGGGGCGATTCCTCTGAGATCTCGCAGAGATGACTGACCGAGTCCTCGTCGGCTGTTGCGCCGACGAGGACGTCCCAGATGTCCTCGGAGTCGATATCGGCGTTCTCGCCGAGTTCGATATCGATCTCCTCGTCGAGAGTGTTGACGAGAAAGTTAAGCACCTGCTCTTCTGTGAGTTCGTTGGCTGCTTGCTCCGGTCGCATCAACCGACCAAGCAGCCCGTTCATCTAACCCGCTTTGTGAACTACTGAACTTAGCCGACCCCAGGTTGTTGGATGCCCGAAGTTCAGGGTTCTGTCACGATCTGAAGGATGTTGAGCTTGCCTCACGAAGTAATCAACGAGATAGCCGATACCACACCCTCAACCCGAGAATATTATTTTTTGGTATGCCAAAATCCCTTTCCAAAATAGGAATATTTAAGTCAGCTGTCGAACTAAGTAGGAGTGATGAGTTCCCAAGAATCCGAATTCAGCGTACAGCAGGAGTTCGGTACCGTCGACGAGTCGCCAGCGACCCGTATTGAGGCCGAACGCGCAGAGCAGGTCATCGACGCACTGAATGCCGACCTCGCGTCGTCGTACGTGCTGTACCACCAGCTCAAGAAGCACCACTGGAACGTTGAGGGCGCGGAGTTCCTTGAGATTCATCGCTTCCTCGAAGAGGCTTACGAGGACGTCGAGGAGCACGCCGACGTGATTGCCGAACGCGCTCAGGCACTCGGCGGCGTTCCGGTCGCTGGTCCCGTTAACCTCGACGACCACAGCTACGTGGCGTTTGAGGGTGAGGACGTCTACGATATCCGAACCTCGCTCGCGAACGACATGGAGATGCTCGCCGATATCGTCGAGCGGTTCCGCGACCACATCGAACTCACGAGCAACTTGGGCGATTACACCTCTGAGGAAGTCCTCCGTGGTGCGATCACCGATTACGAGGAGTACGCCCACCATCTCGAACACTATCTCGAAGACGACACGCTCGTGCTCGAAGAAGCGACTCACTGAATCGCGGCGTAAAACTTCGGCTTTCTTTTTCCACTTCTCCAATAGCTCTCGATACGCCCTGAAGCCAGGTAGGTGAATTGCTCATACATGACTGATCTCGGCAGTCTAAATTTCGAAGGTGGCTGTGCATGAGCAATCCACCTAGCCGACCTCTGCGAGAACGGTGATCAACCGAATGGATTCGACGGTGGTGTGTAGCGTGGTACAGATCGATGCAGTCATCGAGGATTTCCTGACAGACAAAGGCAAAGGAAAGGGCGGCGAGAGCGGGAACTACCGCCAGGACGCAGGTCGCGAGCTCGATCGGTTCGTCGACTTTCTCACGGATCACGAAGACGTCGTGACGACGTTCGACGAACTGGATTCGGGCCATCTCCGCGAGTACGCGCGCCACCTCGCCCGTCAGGGCTGGACCGCGGGAACAGTGCGCACCTACTACGCATACGTCTCGGCGTTCTGTGGCTGGGGAGTTCGCAAAGGGCATCTCTCCGAGAACGTCGCCCAGCGGCGCAACGCGACCGAGCCAATTCCCGACGACGGCGGGCACAAGAGCGGCGACCAGCAGGCCTGGTCCGCCGAGGATCGCCAACAGCTCACCACGTTCGTCGACGAGCAGGCCCACACTGCAATCGATGAGATCGGTGAGGACCGTGAAGCAGTGATCAAGGCCTGCCGCGACCGCGCGCTGGTGTACCTTTTGTCGTATTCCGAAGTGCGGGGTGCGGAGGTCCTCCATGATCGGAACGACGAGCGTCGCCAGGGGCTCTACTGGGAGGACGTCCACCTCGAAGACCGCTATGCGACAGTGTTTGCCAAAAAGCAGCGTCTCGACGATCGGGGGCTCCCCGAGCCGGNCGTCCACCTCGAAGACCGCTATGCGACAGTGTTTGCCAAAAAGCAGCGTCTCGACGATCGGGGGCTCCCCGAGCCGGTACTCCATCCGCGACAGATATACGAGAAGACCCTCGACGCACCGAACGAGAACTGGCCGGTGTTCCCCTCGTTTCATCGTCCGACGCTCTCTCAACGAGTGGCCGACACGCTGGACCGACGTGGATACACCGACACGGAGATCAAAGAGATGCGCGCCGATCGCTCGCTGATCGAAGTTTGCGTTGAGTACGACATCGAACCACCTCGATAACGACCGACGCTGGCCGACACGTCCTCAAACGCCTCTGCGAGGAGGCAGGTATCGAACTCGATGACGACGAGGAATACCTGATGCCGCACAGTGCCCGACGTGGTGCTGGTGAGGTCCTCGTGCGGACGTCAGGACATGCCGCTGCCGCCCGTGCGCTCAACAACTCCGAGGAGGTCGTTCGCGAGCACTACTCGCATATCGAAGCTGGCGACCTCGCCGACCAGATGACCAGCGCGTTCGAGGAAGTTGGATCAACAGGGTAGGTCCAGCAGCGAACGAGACTGAGCCACACTCTTCTGGTACGTCTTGATCAGCACATGGATACGGCAAGAGCGCCGCTGTAGGTATAAATTCAAAGAAAAGAACTAAGTACGATACAATCGTAATATTGAAATATGAATGAACTAAGTATCCACGCAGTCGAAGGCGCTGGACGACAGATGATCGACACCTCCGAGCGGTTTCATCCGGAGACGTTCGAGCGGGCAATTCATGGACTTCAGGATATTCTCCTTAAATTCGTCCGATACGAGAATGACTATAATGATGAGTCCGATCCTGAGCACACTCTCGATGTCGATTCTGATGAGCGATCCACTCTTCAGATTCAACCAAATACGGTACTCTACGACGCTTGCAAACAGTTCACTCCTAGATACTGGAATCAGAGCATCGTTATCGATGTCATCAAAGACGACAGTTACGGGTACAGAGCGAGCGTCAACTGCGGTGACGGAATCGTCGTCTGTGCCACGATTTTTGTTCAAAAAGGTGATTTATCTAGGTTAGATATAGGACATCACTCGATCATAGATCCTACTGAGTTCAATGAAGTCACAAGTATCAGTCGACACATATCGAGCCGTAAACTCACACATCTCATTCGGTGGCTTGAACAGTCTGCAACAGCAGGATACGCAAAATGTATTCCCAGTGCTGCCACTGCGTTTGATTTTATCTTTACAAGAGATGCTATCCCAGCGAGTGGGACGACTTCCCCATCTCGACGCAAACATCGGGAAAACGTGTTTCAGAGCGAATGGGCATCGATTCGAGAAAAGACTCAACAGACTGTAAGTGATAATGTGCGCGCTGCGAGGGCGCATCTCTCCGAGATACCGGAAGGCAGTGCCTTCCAACGATCCGGTCCTGCACTCGAAGAAATACCAGAGAGTGTGGATTTCGAGCGTGGAGATATATGGCTCGTGTGAATGAGTCGATCCAAGCAGAGGCAGTTAACTGGATTCGTCACGTAGGTCATTTACGAAACCTGAGCTGGCGATATAGGTTTCGAGCCAGCTCTGTATGAGCAAACTCCCCACCTGATTTCAGATTCGAAGAAGAGACAATGTAACCAACTGATTTTACTCGTACTTAGTCCAATAATGGTGGATAGATTCACAAAATCATGCCCTCTGCCATAGTGAGTCAAATTCTACAACTCAGAACCCGGGTTACTCGCCCGAGCCTAGTGATTGACGTTCTTCGATCTTGGGTAATACAAGTGGCTCGTTGATCGGAGATATGACATAAGGCTAGAAATGCAGCTTGTCACGCACTCATTTTGGTGTTCTCGACACACTGCGTTCGAAGTGAAAAGCCGGCCGCTCTTTGGTGGTTTGTCGTCTCTGGTTGGTATGGAAATACAAGGCATTGTGGGAATATCCCTCGGGACCGTGCCGCGCTCACCGCTAAGTAGCTGATGGGGAGTTCCCCATACCCTTATGGTGATGGGGCGAATACCATAGGGTAGAGATGGGGTTCACGGTCATCGAAGACGAGGAGGAGCGTGACGGGAAGCAGGTTATCCGGCGAAGAATCATCCGCACGGACGATCCCCAGTTCCCGAGCGGCTACCGCTACGCGCTCCACTACGGGTACACTGACGACCGTGGCACCATCCTCCGTTACGACAACGAGAACGAAACACCGAATCGGCACGAACGGCACACGTCCGCCGATATCCAGGAAATCGAATTTCCGGGAATGCTAAAGCTCAGAGACCGATCTCTGGATGAGATCAAGGACCTACCATAACCATGACCGAAAACACACTCAAAATCACGTTTGGGGAAGCCGACAACCACAGGACGGCAGCCCGCGAACGCCTACGCCGAGCTGAGGCGGGTGAGACCGGTGCGGCTATCGAACAGGACGCACGGTTTATTCTCGACTTCGAGAGCTTCGGAGAAGTCGAACGCCTCATGCGGCGGTCGAATCTCGAACTCGTGGAAGCGATTGCGACCGAACAACCATCGAGCATCCGTGCGACCGCAAAAATCGTTGATCGTGACTATAAGGACGTTCATCGAAACCTCCAAGAGCTTGAATCGCTCGGCGTTATCGAGTTTATGTCCGAAGGATCGAGTAAGAAGCCCATTCTTCGAGAGGGTGCCAGGGAGGTTGACTTCTCATTCCGATGGGGCGATACCGGCAATGGAGGTCCAAAACCTGCTGAAGCTTGATAGAGTTACAGTTCCTGTTCAGCAAACTCTGCTACTTCCTCTGGATGTTCCATCCCGGCGCGGATGAGTGCTGTA from Halococcus salifodinae DSM 8989 includes:
- a CDS encoding ISH3 family transposase, which produces MRPEQAANELTEEQVLNFLVNTLDEEIDIELGENADIDSEDIWDVLVGATADEDSVSHLCEISEESPHANTILHHLRTKFELEELERVGKTLIQQDILELLPDRPVEVVADLHLRPYYGEEYESKEELYSSLAKAGTTTFHGYATLYARVRNKRYTLAVRRLTDGDTASSVLAELLGVLDREFYDTYCLTLLAAHNYAFVMPIVKWGEKIQNELSTDWSRVIDHDLQGEIDGHTWTVDFPVYIDCTYQQGKYDEEGVARHGYAVDAPFIETPRQARKHYSRRFGIESTYRLSERSIANTTTQNPAVRFLYVLISFLLQNAWRYLHWEYVASPRRGARRLWSWRFDEFLGMVRRATETALAVRRAVPANKPPDDRFER
- the dpsA gene encoding DNA starvation/stationary phase protection protein DpsA, producing the protein MSSQESEFSVQQEFGTVDESPATRIEAERAEQVIDALNADLASSYVLYHQLKKHHWNVEGAEFLEIHRFLEEAYEDVEEHADVIAERAQALGGVPVAGPVNLDDHSYVAFEGEDVYDIRTSLANDMEMLADIVERFRDHIELTSNLGDYTSEEVLRGAITDYEEYAHHLEHYLEDDTLVLEEATH
- a CDS encoding HVO_A0114 family putative DNA-binding protein; translation: MTENTLKITFGEADNHRTAARERLRRAEAGETGAAIEQDARFILDFESFGEVERLMRRSNLELVEAIATEQPSSIRATAKIVDRDYKDVHRNLQELESLGVIEFMSEGSSKKPILREGAREVDFSFRWGDTGNGGPKPAEA
- a CDS encoding toxin-antitoxin system TumE family protein; protein product: MGFTVIEDEEERDGKQVIRRRIIRTDDPQFPSGYRYALHYGYTDDRGTILRYDNENETPNRHERHTSADIQEIEFPGMLKLRDRSLDEIKDLP